In a genomic window of Theropithecus gelada isolate Dixy chromosome 15, Tgel_1.0, whole genome shotgun sequence:
- the ENHO gene encoding adropin: protein MGAAISQGALIAIVCNGLVGFLLLLLWVILCWACHSRSADVDSLSESSPNSSPGPCPEKAPPPQKPSHEGSYLLQP, encoded by the coding sequence ATGGGGGCAGCCATCTCCCAGGGGGCCCTCATCGCCATCGTCTGCAACGGTCTCGTAGgcttcttgctgctgctgctctgggtCATCCTCTGCTGGGCCTGCCATTCTCGCTCTGCTGACGTTGACTCTCTCTCTGAATCAAGTCCCAACTCCAGCCCTGGCCCCTGTCCTGAGAAGGCCCCACCACCCCAGAAGCCCAGCCATGAAGGCAGCTACCTGCTGCAGCCCTGA